ATTCACACAATTAATCGGCTCGAGATGCATTTTCCACCAACTTTCTTTGATATATCGGTGCATCTTATCACTCACCTTGTTGCCCAGATAAAAGCTCTTGGTCCAATCTTCTTGCATCAGATGTTTCCTTTCGAGAGGTTGATGAGTGTTCTAAGAAAATATGTTCGGAATAGATATCGTCCAGAAGGGTGCATGGTTAATGGATGGTCTACAGAGGAGGCAGTTGAGTTCTGCACATACTACCTGGATCTTAATAGAATGGGAGTTCCAGTATCTCGTCATGAGGGAAGGCTGGGGGGCAGAGGTATGATTGGTGAGCAATCAGTTCGTATCGATGACCTGGCTAGTTTTAATCAGGCACATTTCACCGTTCTGCAGCAGGCATCTGTAGTCTCACCTTATATTGAAATGCACAAGAGAGAACTACAAGGTAAATATCGCGGTAGGTCAGAAGCATGGCTCACAAAACAACATAAAGAGGAGTTTGGAAGCTGGTTACGACTTAAATTAGCAGGTGTCGATACCGGCAATGCTCAACTAGATCTTTTGGCCATCGGTCCATCTAGTACGGTCCTAAAGTTCCAAGGATATGAGATAAATGCATACACATTTTACACTAGAAAACAAGATGAgaaaagcaccaaccaaaatagtggtgtccgtatcgATGCTTACAACGACAATCGTCAATTGGAGACATATTATGGGTTCatagaagagatatgggagctagaGTACGGACCACTAAAAATCCCTCTTTTTCGGTGCCAGTGGATCAAGCTTCCTAAGGGTGTGTTCACGGACAAGTACGGCATGACGGTCGTTGACCTCACCAACATAGGGTATAGGGATGAACCATTCATATGGGCTAAAGATGTAGTCCAAGTCTTCTATGCAAAGGACCTAGCGAATGAGGGCAAACATGTGGTGCTGCAAGGGAAAAGGAAGATCGTCGGTGTTGAAAATATGACCGAGGATGAAGAGAAGGGATTTCAGGACATGCCTCCACTTGGACCCGATATCGACCTACCTGTGTTTGAAGAGGGAGAAGAACCAGCTTATGTGCGACTTGATCATAACGAGGCCCTCATCGTCAATTGAAGCTATATTTTCACTATTTATGTACTAATTTAACCATGTAATATTTAGAAAGAATTAAAGtatttttattaattatatGCCTCCACTTCGTATGGTGTAAAACTTATTAATTATATGTCGTGAATGGATTGCTGCCATATTTGCCTCCACTTTGTCTTGAATGAAGTGGGCATGTGAAGTGCCTGCAGGGGCTCAACACCGCCGGGTTGGGAGTAGACCCGGCGGTATAGACACTCAACACCGCCGGGTGAGGGCTGGACCCGACGGTGTAGATCAACGGGCCGCATTTTGAATTGAGTATGGAGAAGATTGGTGGAAACAACCATTGCCACTACCACCGACTATCTGGAAATTTGAATTGGGGAAAGATCTGGTGGCCCCAGAACAAATCCCGAAGCTACCCACAAGAATGCGACAGTTGCATTCTTGGTACAAGATGCAAAAAAGTAAGCTGTTTGGGGCAAgttatcttgatgaagatcttcaTAAGGGGGAAGGCAGAGTGTGGGTTGATTTCGAGCACTTGTATCATTTCTACCAACAGGGTGCTCTCGACGTCTCAATTATGACCTTGTGGACTGTGTAAGTATCCTCACTACTGATCATCTGTCATCATTTATCACTCATTAGCATGTTTAacttttcattatttttttctagaatGGAGTCACACAAATGTAGACGATGTGGGATTAACAATATAGGCTTCTTGGACCCTAGCACCGTACATGAGAACACAGTCAATTTACCAAGTACCGTTGACTACTTGTACAAAGCTTTCCTCTCCATGCAGGATAAAAGATCCATACTTCTTTCATACAATTGCTTGTAAGTTTGTTTTTTAATTCCATATCAAAGTTATTCTCACCACGGTTATTATTAATttgctttgttgtgtcttataTACAGTTATCATCATGTCCTACTCGATATCAACCTTAACAATAGTCGAATCGAGGTTTATGACTCACGAAAGAGGCCATTATCACTAATCCAGCCCGTCATTGATGTCGTCAACAAGTAAGTAAAGCAAGTGAATTTATACGATATTTCAATGTCGTGTGTCTTATTCATGCAATTTCTATTTCATAATTTCGCTCATATATAGGGCCTTCGCTAAGTACCGTAAGAAAAGCAAAATCCATAGACCTTTTTGGGGAGACTTCACTGTAGAAGAGGCTAAATACATCCTCAAGCAGCCTCTGGGCAACGATCACTGTGGGTTCTATGTAATGCATTACATGCACTGCTACACCGGCGATTGCAGAAGCGCCGAAATGGTTTGTATGAAATGGTTAATTGATATATGTTCTTGTGTCTTGAATTTTCTAACTTGTCTAATATCTTGTTGTTGTGTCATTTTTTTTCCAGAACACTGAGTTGGATTCACGTGAATTGCTCATGGGCGAGCTAGTAGCACTTCAAGAAGAACTAGCTGGATGGCTTGTGGACTACGTGGTGAAGCCAGGATCTGAGTACAGCATAATCTAGGTGTAATGTCTAGATCGTATCGTTCTTGTCAAGCATTGTAATATATTTGGTGTATGGACTAGATGTTCTTAAACTTGATGCGTGGactctatattttttattatgatgTTTGAACTCTCTCATTTGATTTCTTCCATGTCTACGAGAATTTATGCAAAGGACCAAAGGTATGTATACACCCATTTTAAGCCGCCCTTGCTTGCAGGTCAATCACTTTAATTCAACTTCTTATGATCCTTCTCTGTGTTACTGCAGAATCTGTGGTCGTGGTTTATCAATGATGAAGTTGCTGATAATGTTTGTACTTCTAATTCTACCTTGCTTTCACTAGCACTGGCTCTCGTTGCCTTCTCTTATTTGCATCGCACCCAGGATTGATCATATAAGCCATGTGCTTGCTTTAAAGTTTTAATAGTTTACCGCCTTGGCTATCAATAATACTCTGTAACTGTTCTATCTAATATCATGCAACTTTTCTTACCAGGTTATCTTTCTGCTTGAGTTCATAAAGTTTGAAGACAAGTCTGTAGCGTGGAAAAGTGGTGGTCCAGGTTTGCTTCTTACTCGTGCAATCAAAAAatagtactctctccatcttaAATATATAACATTAAAGGACAGCAAATTAGTTCACTCCTTTAAAACCGAAACTAGTCAAATGCTATTTAAGGATGGAGTGGAGCTATAGTATTTAGCTAATTATCCCATGCTCCTTTTGAAATCCAAACTAGTTTAACTCAGTTTTTGGTTGACTGGACCTGGAGAAAACATATCCTGCAAAGAGTTCTGCATCTCAGTCTGACATTGTCAAGGATAAATTTGTAATGCTTGTTTatcttgtgtttttttttgtgttggaTGCAGCTGCTTTGAATTACATTTTCCTAGGTTCTCTTTTGATCATGTTCATGTAATGCTTCTCTTTTTGATCATGTTGTTTATCCAATCCAGATTGATAGAACATTTGTAGGCTGTGCTAGTGCATTGCATCGATGTGATGTACTGCCGGAGCATTACAGAAAGAGGCTGCCTGAGATATGTGAACCGTTTCTTCCTGGTATTCGTGAAATTGTCAATGGTGACATACCCTATGCAGAAGTTGTGGCAAAGATTCTGACCCCTGACAGGGTTCAAGATTGTAATCCCTTCGAGGTAGATGAATTCATCTGTCTTGATAATTTGCAGCAATTTATTATGGAATAGTATCAATTAGTGCTATTGATGAAATAAAATGTTTTATGGGATCTGATACAGGGGTTGTCGGATGATGTGGTAAAGAAGATAAAGGATGTTGCAGCAAACAATGCAGGAAAAAAGGTTGATCGTGCCAAGCATCGTCTTATATATGGCATCGCTCATTATGTTAGGAAATTTCCAGGATATAGAACGGATTTGCTTCAGACACTCGTCTTTGGCTGATAAACGTTCTGGTCGGCAAAAGAGGAGCCAAACTGAGATACTTGAACGGACAAGCGGCCAAGATGGATACCGTGCTGGTGCTAATGCTAATGGTGTATGCGTGAAAAAAGCGAGGCAAGAGGGTGATGGTGTTAGGGCCCAGGAGCCGGCCCAGGCGTAAGCACAGGCGCCAGGCCCGGCGTGGATCATTCTTCTGGTTTTGTGCTTTACTGCTGTGTGGTACCCTGTTGTCATGCCTTCTATATATAGATGCATGTGGTGACATGGAatagtactctctccatcttaAATATATAACATGTAATAATATCTTAAACATGTCTATTGTACAAatgatgcaatattattatatgaaaatattttttttgatgggaaaaaggtcttcaccgccggttcgtgtcttcaaccggcggtgttgatgtctccatcaccaacggttccagatatgaaccggcggtgatgggagCACATCACCAATGGTTCTGGAACCAGCGGTGATGGCCCCGCTATCACCAACGACATAATCCAACGCCTcccgaaccgttggtgatactccttacgaaccggcggtgatgtggGGTGCTGGAGTAGTGTTTGGAGGTGGAGGCTGCACTACGTCAAATTGCATCTTATTCAGTATGACTCGTTGAGTTTTCCTCGATTTATTTCAACATCTAATGTTTAATGGGTTGCACGTGATATGTCTGTTGATAGCAAACCGTTTATGGTAACTTCGTCAATCTTATGATTTGTAAGACTAATCTTTCAAAGTGTGGGTGTGCATGCGCATTTATAGGGAGCATACATAGGGACTCTGTTGATGGCTCCTAAGCACCCATTTTAGACCATCAACTCAGGCATAAACATATAAAAGATGCACATCAACCTAGTGGTAGAGGTTTATTAataatcatttccacaagtgttggtaaatatttgtatgcatgtCACTTATCCTTAGAAATAGGGAGGAAACACAACCAATTAGCCAGGAAGCACTCTCAATCCAAGCACTCACAATCCAAGATAACACCTTCTCGGCCAACCAGATGCAAGCACATGGATCATAGGCCCATAAACAAGACCAAACCGACGTAGAAATGTGCCATGGATGCGTATAAGGGTGTGGGCCCATCTGTCAAACCCCCAAGCCAAAGGGTGGTGGCACTGGTTCGTCCAACCGCCTCTAGCTCCTTTCGCCTCCAGCTTGCACATGGCAGCTCCTCAATGTCGGTAAAGGCTGCATCCACCTGAATTACCGGCCAGAACCGACCTTAGCAaagctataaatatgaggggaggggctccaaattAATGAAGAAACTTCACACACTCCTCTCTTGTGCTTACACTCTCACATTTGAGGTCAAGGCTCCTTAGAGGAATTGTGCTGCCTTGGTAGTGCTCAGGCAATAGGGGGGAGTGAGGGGTATCCAAGGTGTCGGCATTCTCCTCCCAGCTTGAACCTCTACGAATGCTGGCTTCCTTCGTTAAGTGAATTAGTATTCGTAGTTCCTTCTTATGGAATTATACCTGGTTCTTTTTATATGTATGAGTAGTCTATTATCCTTGATATGTTTATATGCTTGGCTTATATGCTCGTGTGCTAGTCATATACCCTTGCTATCATAGTATAGGCTTGTATGCTCTTATGTATACCTTGTGGCTTTGATACCGTATGCACTAGTAGTACATATATCTAAGTGAGATCAGGTCTATTTACATGCGGGTTCGTCCCTCTGTATTTATATAGAGTGATGTAGTTTGCTATAGGATACCAGACATAGTTAGACTGAAGTAGTAATCAACAGTATAGACGTGGTATCCAGGTTAGGGGTTATCCTTCATTTGATTTATATCCCACGGATTCTCAGAGGTagaccgtaggtggtgacaaccttATTGGTTGTTTGTAACACCCTACATTCGAATATAGCATAGAGCTGTTGGTCGGAGTCGTCTAGGAGACCAGGAGTAAGCGGGTGCTCGAAGCGACTATCTTTAATTGAGAGAACGACCTTTAACTTACATCAAGTGCTACATGAATCCTCTCTACTCCTTTTCTCTATCTAGTGTGGTGTCCTTAGACTGACTAGAatagaagttagtgcacactCGTTCTCTTTAATTCGATACCAttggaatactctaaggtgaaagctacaacggcaTACATGCACTTGCAGATTTATTAGCTACCACTAAAATGCCTAACAAGCTTTCGGGTGCCATTGCCAGGGAATAGTTGCTATATTAAAAACAAACTGGGTTTCCGAATGGATAACCCGATACCCTGTattgtcgtgatagtccctgatCAGACAGAACACATTTCAAATGCATATCACagatgttgacatttcttaacgTCATCGCTAGTGGTGTATTAAGTCCCTAGCAACGGCACCAAGAAATGTCCAGTGGTATAACTTAACAATTACAGAAAGAATCAGCAAGTGCacagatataccattgtagcatttcacccggagagtattcaggtatcgttatttattttttcccaaaggatggcatATGGTAAAGGTATTTTACTTGGTACATAACCATGACATTATGCCTTAAATAATAGGCATAGCTCAAAAAGGGGTAAGTCATGATAAAAGATGATAGCAAGGGTAATGCAACACACATACAGCCAACTCTCAAGGATAAAAGATAAAGAAAGAATAAAAGAACACAACTAATGTTAGATGGAGCCTAGGCTAGATCAAAGGGTCCTAGTGCATCTATTCCTTAGCAGGGGTTATGTTAAGCACATGGTTAGGACTGTAAGTGCTAGAAAAATGGATATCAGGGAGAATATCCCATCCTAGGTACTGTTAGGGTCGTTACAtttttgcatgaactcctaccaTACTCCCACATTGGGGAATGCACTAATTGCAACACAACTATTATAGTGGatggacagggctatcaccacctgccgtctaccccattCACATAGTAGAGCAAAATCATATTCGTAGGATCCTGCATACTCGAGCAACGCGCCCATGTATAAGGTCAATGCCCTAGcgtccccaggtctcccaccctttgcATGGATAAGTAAAATGCTAGAGTAAGTCGGAAAGCAAAACGAACCAATATCCATACATAGATCATTTGGACTAACCATATACTTCACACAACTCATAAATAAagtaagcatggattgataaactatcaaaatAGCATAGCAACCATGGATAAATTCTTGAATACAAATAGAATGCTGCCGAgttgaatacaaagccatatcaTATGCTGAGGACTTGGATTCACTAAGAGAAGTGCTAGCCTAGCTCCGCTAGCCTAAGTTACAAGTGAGAGAGCAAGAGGGAGGGAGACAAGCTTCaagtgtgtggtgtgtgttgaaATGAGAGGGGGAAGGCTCGTTTTGAAGTGCTCAAGgacggttcccgccatctcccaTATGGAAGGTGATAAGGATGTAGGGGCTACTCTTCCTTGAGGTGCCCTCGGACGTGCTTCtatccaggttcggccgaccccaggTGAGCCTCCCCTAGGGTCGTCTTCCTCTGGTAGGCTAACATGTAGGCCCTAAAGCTTATCCTCAGATGCATCTTGCGTGGCGCGTCCATTTGCTCTGCAgggtgggccctctttgtaagtgtgaCACCGGATACAATCTTTTGTGCACTCATATGATGTCTTctgcgtgttttcatcttattccgctcttgcaTCCTTGAAATGGCTAGATGTACAAAACAACTTGTGAAGCTAGGTTAGTGAtgcaaatatgtgagtaaggtgtatagtttttctttattattgagtatagttgatggtcatattttgcacttaaggaccatcaacaacaGACATACATCATGCTAAATCATTACAcgggtttatttattacataatccagaGAATTGTAATATGAGTTTCCTGGTACAAACCCCTTGGGCTAGAAGGAAACAAACATTGTAATATGAGTTTCCtggtacaagccccttgggctagaAGGAAACAAACAGAAAACAGAATTGATAGCTAATCTTCTTGGCATTCTTCATCTTCACATCACTCCTCCATAGGCAGCTTAAAGTGTAGAAAAGACCATCCTTAATGTCATCCTTCGTCGTCCTGGTTTATTCTTCTGGTCGGATCATGCATCTGCCAAGCTATCCCCAAGGAATGGGATAGATTCACATCACCATCCATATACAACCTTTAAGTGGAATACAAGATGGTATGAAGAATAGCCAATGGATAAGGCTGGAGTTTCCTATGCAACCAACAAgtaagtatatacatatatactccATCCAAACACCTCAACGCGGGCCATTCCGACTTTCAAGACTCCCAGTTTACACACACCTTCCAAAACCACCAAGTCAGTGAGAGAACTCCCTCTCCTTGCATCTCAAGTGCCTAGGTAGGAAAAGTcaactagagggaggtagaaatcgAGTAACACTAAACTATGAAAGTGACGTCAGATCAAGAGTTGTACAATGCTCAGTATGCGGCTATACGTACAGTTTCACCCTGCAGGAGTTGTACACCTATACCCGCTCGCCTCGACGCTAGCCGGGCACTAAAGCAATCCCAACAACTTTCGGCGGCCAAAAACCGCTGAAAATAAGGATTTTTTGCCGAAAATAATCTATTTTCGGCGGCTTTCCCTTATTTTCGGCGGTCGTGGTCAGCCGCCAAAAATAACTAATTTTCGGCGGCCATGAAAAGCTGCCGAAAATTAGTTATTTCTAATTTTCGGCGGCTAGAGTTGCCGCCGAAAATTAGTAATGTCTAATTTTCGGCGGGCGCCCTAGACCGCCGAAAATAACTGTGTTCTTATTTTCGGCGGCCAACATAGGCCGTCGAAAATTGGTTTGGTTAATTTTCGGTAGCCTCTCCCAGGCCGCCGAAAATTATTACGACCAGCAGCCAAAATTTTCCCTAAAGTTCATTTTAATTCCAGATTTTCATACAAAATACATATACAATCCATTGACATCCATAATACATCACATGCGTTCATATATCCATTCAAAACTTCCATAATTAACATCCAATCTCACATGGCACGTCCACAAGCATATATTACACaaatattatcaattatatCACAAGTTCACAAGTTATACAATTCGCAAGTCCATAATAGAGTTCATAAAGTGCACAACTTGACATATAAATTCAACTATCACCTACAGGAGTGTTTCAGTTTTGCCCGCTACCTCCGGAGGCAAAGAGGTTGTTGACGAATTGCATCTCTCCGGATTGCTACGACAGAAATTAGAAATGACACAATTAGTTCAATTTTATCATTGTTTGACAACAAATAAGGtgacaaataaaatatttgatgcAACTAACCTCCTCCGAACCCAACGCAGGCGCTTGTGGAGGTGTTTGGTAAATGTTGGGCGCTAAGTTACCCGATCCCTATTACACACAAAATGAATAAGTTCTAATCACTAGTAGACCGACTATAGTTGAAATTGAGTAA
This genomic interval from Panicum virgatum strain AP13 chromosome 8K, P.virgatum_v5, whole genome shotgun sequence contains the following:
- the LOC120646281 gene encoding uncharacterized protein LOC120646281; protein product: MRQLHSWYKMQKSKLFGASYLDEDLHKGEGRVWVDFEHLYHFYQQGALDVSIMTLWTVMESHKCRRCGINNIGFLDPSTVHENTVNLPSTVDYLYKAFLSMQDKRSILLSYNCFYHHVLLDINLNNSRIEVYDSRKRPLSLIQPVIDVVNKAFAKYRKKSKIHRPFWGDFTVEEAKYILKQPLGNDHCGFYVMHYMHCYTGDCRSAEMNTELDSRELLMGELVALQEELAGWLVDYVVKPGSEYSII